Proteins encoded by one window of Blautia luti:
- a CDS encoding peptidoglycan-binding protein: MKSGDKNTSVLLLQEILRARGFKGKNGKALKLTWTADANTIYALKTYQESRKEVLAVDGVCGPATWKDLIAI; encoded by the coding sequence ATAAAATCAGGAGACAAAAACACATCTGTATTATTACTCCAGGAGATCTTAAGAGCCAGAGGCTTCAAAGGCAAGAACGGAAAAGCCCTGAAACTCACCTGGACCGCAGATGCCAACACCATCTACGCCCTCAAAACCTATCAGGAATCCAGAAAAGAGGTTCTTGCCGTAGACGGCGTATGCGGACCCGCAACCTGGAAAGACCTGATCGCGATCTGA